The following proteins come from a genomic window of Nicotiana tomentosiformis chromosome 12, ASM39032v3, whole genome shotgun sequence:
- the LOC104115755 gene encoding large ribosomal subunit protein uL29-like: MARIKVHELRGKSKTELLAQLKDLKAKLALLRVAKFTGGAPNKLSKIKVVRLSIAQVLTVISQKQKSVLREAYKNKKYLPLDLYPKKTRVVHRRLTKHRASLKTERERRRRRCISP, from the coding sequence ATGGCGAGAATAAAGGTTCATGAGCTGAGGGGCAAGTCGAAGACAGAGCTGTTGGCTCAGTTGAAGGATCTGAaggctaaacttgcccttctcCGTGTTGCTAAATTCACCGGTGGTGCCCCTAACAAGCTATCCAAAATAAAGGTTGTAAGGTTGTCGATTGCACAGGTTTTAACTGTGATCTCACAAAAGCAAAAGTCAGTTCTTCGGGAAGCTTACAAGAACAAAAAGTACTTGCCTCTTGACCTTTACCCCAAGAAAACAAGGGTAGTCCACAGACGTTTGACTAAGCACCGGGCATCCTTGaagacagagagagagagaagaagaaggagatgTATTTCCCCATAA